Proteins encoded together in one Dechloromonas sp. HYN0024 window:
- the gcvT gene encoding glycine cleavage system aminomethyltransferase GcvT, whose translation MLKKTVLNSAHRAMNARMVDFGGWDMPVNYGSQIEEHNAVRNNCGMFDVSHMCPVDVVGADCRTFLSRLVANDVAKLKVSGKALYAVMLNDAGGVIDDLIIYFLTDTSFRIVVNAGTADKDLAWMQAKVAEWKLDVSITQRRDGTNNLGIIAVQGPNARSKVWEVLPQAKTATEGLKAFFAAEVDQYFIASTGYTGEDGYEIMMPAEEAEALWNKLNAAGVAPCGLGARDTLRLEAGMNLYGQDMDETVSPLDAGLAWTVSLNTERDFVGKAALIANGQQKQFLGLILLDKGVLRGHQKVMTAQGDGEITSGSFSPTLQQSIALARLPLGVQIGDTVEVDIRGKALKAKVSKPVFARNGKAVI comes from the coding sequence ATGCTGAAGAAAACTGTTTTAAATTCTGCTCACCGTGCGATGAATGCCCGGATGGTCGATTTCGGCGGCTGGGACATGCCGGTGAACTACGGCTCGCAGATCGAAGAGCACAACGCCGTGCGCAACAACTGTGGCATGTTCGATGTCTCGCACATGTGCCCGGTCGATGTCGTCGGCGCTGATTGCCGCACCTTCCTCTCCCGCCTCGTCGCCAACGATGTCGCCAAGCTCAAGGTTTCCGGCAAGGCCCTTTACGCCGTCATGCTCAATGATGCCGGCGGGGTCATCGACGACCTGATCATCTATTTCCTGACCGACACCAGCTTCCGTATCGTCGTCAATGCTGGCACGGCCGACAAGGATCTGGCCTGGATGCAGGCCAAGGTCGCCGAATGGAAACTTGACGTAAGCATCACCCAGCGCCGTGACGGAACCAATAACCTCGGCATCATCGCCGTCCAGGGTCCGAATGCCCGCAGCAAGGTTTGGGAAGTCCTGCCCCAGGCCAAGACTGCGACCGAGGGCCTGAAAGCCTTCTTCGCCGCAGAAGTCGACCAGTACTTTATCGCCAGCACCGGCTACACCGGTGAGGACGGCTACGAAATCATGATGCCGGCCGAAGAAGCCGAAGCCCTGTGGAACAAGCTCAACGCTGCTGGCGTCGCACCCTGCGGCCTCGGCGCCCGCGACACGCTGCGCCTTGAAGCCGGCATGAACCTCTACGGCCAGGACATGGATGAGACGGTTTCGCCGCTCGACGCCGGTCTGGCCTGGACCGTTTCCCTCAATACCGAGCGCGACTTCGTCGGCAAGGCAGCCCTCATCGCCAACGGCCAGCAGAAACAATTCCTCGGCCTGATCCTCCTCGACAAGGGCGTCCTGCGCGGCCACCAGAAAGTCATGACCGCCCAGGGCGACGGTGAAATCACCTCCGGCAGCTTCTCGCCGACCCTGCAACAATCCATCGCCCTCGCCCGCCTGCCGCTCGGCGTCCAGATCGGCGACACGGTGGAAGTCGATATTCGTGGCAAGGCCCTCAAGGCCAAGGTCAGCAAACCCGTATTCGCCCGCAACGGCAAAGCAGTCATCTAA
- the gcvH gene encoding glycine cleavage system protein GcvH: MSKVLANLKYAASHEWMLLNADGSVTVGITDHAQEALGDLVFVELPEVGAHYAAEKEIAVVESVKAAADVYAPISGTVTEVNQAAADAPESVNQDAYAAWLFKMTPDNVADLDKMLDDAAYQAVADAA; this comes from the coding sequence ATGTCCAAAGTCCTCGCCAACCTCAAGTACGCCGCCTCCCACGAATGGATGCTGCTTAACGCTGACGGCTCCGTCACCGTCGGCATTACCGACCACGCCCAGGAAGCCCTCGGCGACCTCGTCTTCGTCGAACTGCCGGAAGTCGGCGCCCATTACGCCGCGGAAAAGGAAATCGCCGTTGTCGAATCGGTCAAGGCCGCAGCTGACGTCTATGCGCCGATCTCCGGCACCGTCACCGAAGTAAATCAGGCTGCCGCTGACGCCCCGGAATCGGTCAATCAGGATGCCTACGCCGCCTGGCTGTTCAAGATGACCCCGGACAACGTCGCCGACCTCGACAAGATGCTCGACGACGCCGCCTATCAGGCTGTTGCCGACGCCGCCTAA
- the gcvP gene encoding aminomethyl-transferring glycine dehydrogenase encodes MPLNQPLSALEQHDEFIGRHIGPCASEMAAMLAAIGADSLEQLIDQTVPAAIRLPADLPLPAPRREHEALADLKAMAGKNVVNKSCIGMGYYDTLTPKVILRNVMENPGWYTAYTPYQAEIAQGRLEALMNFQQMVVDLTGLEIANASLLDEATAAAEAMTMARRVSKSKSNRFLVDAACFPQTIDVVKTRAGYFGFELVIAAVDTVKDDDFFGALLQYPGDNGEVRDLTATIAGLKAKGTTVAVATDLMALVLLKSPGAMGADIALGSSQRFGIPMGFGGPHAAFFATREAFVRSMPGRIIGVSKDARGKTAYRMTLQTREQHIRREKANSNICTSQVLLANMAGMYAVYHGAEGLRTIAGRIHRLTAILAEGLKRAGVNLLTKQFYDTVHIDLGARAESVYHDALAAGYNLRRVAAGVLGISFDETTTRADVATLFKQITQVTLDMAVIDAQVAAADAALPEAQIRNDAVLQHPVFNTHHTEHEMLRYLKSLQNKDLALDHSMISLGSCTMKLNATSEMIPVTWPEFGGLHPFAPRDQAVGYLDMIASLTEWLKTVTGFDAICMQPNSGAQGEYAGLVAIDRYHASRGEAHRNVCLIPKSAHGTNPATAQMANMKVVVVDCDDNGNVDVADLKAKAEEHKDDLACLMITYPSTHGVFEEAVKDICAIVHANGGQVYMDGANLNAQVGLTSPGFIGADVSHMNLHKTFAIPHGGGGPGMGPIGLKAHLAPFMADHVVQPTGDAQRVNAGQGAVSAAPFGSASILTISWMYLAMLGGAGVKKATQVAILNANYVARQLDAHYPVLYVGKNGRVAHECILDIRPIKAATGIAEIDIAKRLMDYGFHAPTVSFPVAGTIMVEPTESESKAELDRFIAALIAIREEIRQIENGIWTADNNPLKNAPHSQADVISGDWQHPYSREQAVFPLSWVAANKFWPSVNRIDDVYGDRNLNCACPPMEAYAD; translated from the coding sequence ATGCCGCTCAATCAACCGCTCTCCGCACTGGAGCAGCACGACGAATTCATCGGCCGTCATATCGGCCCCTGCGCCTCGGAAATGGCTGCCATGCTCGCCGCCATCGGCGCCGACAGCCTGGAACAGCTGATCGACCAGACCGTTCCCGCCGCCATCCGCCTGCCGGCCGACCTGCCGCTGCCGGCCCCGCGTCGCGAACATGAAGCACTGGCCGACCTCAAGGCCATGGCGGGCAAGAATGTCGTCAACAAGTCCTGCATCGGCATGGGCTATTACGACACCCTGACGCCCAAGGTCATCCTGCGCAATGTCATGGAAAACCCCGGCTGGTACACGGCCTATACGCCCTACCAGGCGGAGATCGCCCAGGGCCGCCTGGAAGCGCTGATGAACTTCCAGCAGATGGTCGTCGACCTGACCGGCCTCGAAATCGCCAACGCCTCACTGCTCGACGAAGCCACCGCCGCGGCCGAAGCGATGACCATGGCGCGCCGCGTCTCCAAGTCAAAATCCAACCGCTTCCTGGTCGACGCCGCCTGCTTCCCGCAGACCATCGACGTGGTCAAGACCCGCGCCGGCTATTTCGGCTTTGAACTGGTCATCGCCGCCGTCGACACGGTCAAGGATGACGACTTCTTCGGCGCCCTGCTCCAGTACCCCGGCGACAACGGCGAAGTCCGTGACCTGACCGCCACCATCGCCGGCCTCAAGGCCAAGGGCACCACTGTCGCTGTCGCCACCGACCTGATGGCGCTGGTGCTGCTCAAGTCGCCCGGTGCCATGGGGGCCGATATCGCCCTCGGTTCGAGCCAGCGTTTCGGCATTCCGATGGGCTTCGGTGGCCCGCACGCCGCCTTCTTTGCCACCCGCGAAGCCTTCGTCCGCTCGATGCCGGGCCGTATCATCGGCGTCTCCAAGGATGCCCGTGGCAAGACCGCCTACCGCATGACCCTGCAGACGCGCGAACAGCATATCCGCCGCGAAAAAGCCAACTCCAACATCTGCACCTCGCAGGTCCTGCTCGCCAACATGGCCGGCATGTACGCCGTCTATCATGGTGCCGAAGGTCTGCGTACCATCGCCGGCCGCATCCACCGCCTGACTGCAATTCTCGCCGAAGGCCTCAAGCGGGCCGGCGTCAATCTGCTGACCAAGCAGTTCTACGACACCGTGCACATCGACCTCGGCGCCCGCGCTGAATCGGTCTATCACGATGCCCTCGCCGCCGGCTACAACCTGCGTCGCGTCGCGGCTGGCGTGCTCGGCATTTCTTTCGACGAAACAACGACGCGCGCCGATGTCGCCACCCTGTTCAAGCAGATCACCCAGGTCACCCTCGACATGGCGGTGATCGACGCCCAGGTCGCCGCCGCTGACGCCGCCCTGCCGGAAGCGCAGATCCGCAACGATGCCGTGCTGCAGCACCCGGTGTTCAACACGCACCACACCGAACACGAGATGCTGCGCTACCTCAAGTCGCTGCAGAACAAGGATCTGGCCCTCGACCACTCGATGATTTCGCTCGGCTCGTGCACCATGAAGCTCAACGCCACCAGCGAAATGATCCCGGTCACCTGGCCGGAATTCGGCGGCCTGCATCCCTTCGCACCCCGTGATCAGGCAGTCGGCTATCTGGACATGATCGCCAGCCTGACCGAATGGCTGAAAACCGTGACCGGCTTCGACGCCATCTGCATGCAGCCCAACTCCGGGGCGCAAGGCGAATACGCCGGTCTGGTCGCCATCGACCGCTACCACGCCAGCCGCGGCGAGGCGCACCGCAATGTCTGCCTGATCCCCAAGTCGGCCCACGGCACCAACCCGGCCACGGCCCAGATGGCCAACATGAAGGTCGTCGTCGTCGACTGCGATGACAATGGCAACGTCGATGTCGCCGACCTCAAGGCCAAGGCCGAAGAACACAAGGACGATCTGGCCTGCCTGATGATCACCTACCCGTCCACGCACGGCGTGTTCGAGGAGGCGGTCAAGGACATCTGCGCCATCGTCCATGCCAATGGCGGTCAGGTGTACATGGACGGTGCCAACCTCAACGCCCAGGTCGGCCTGACCTCGCCCGGCTTCATCGGCGCCGACGTCAGCCACATGAACCTGCACAAGACCTTCGCCATCCCGCACGGCGGCGGCGGACCGGGCATGGGCCCGATTGGCCTCAAGGCACATCTGGCGCCGTTCATGGCCGACCACGTCGTGCAGCCGACCGGCGACGCCCAGCGCGTCAATGCCGGCCAGGGTGCGGTCTCTGCCGCCCCCTTCGGCTCGGCCTCGATCCTGACCATCTCCTGGATGTACCTCGCCATGCTCGGCGGCGCCGGTGTCAAGAAGGCGACGCAGGTTGCCATCCTCAACGCCAACTACGTCGCCCGCCAGCTCGACGCCCACTACCCGGTGCTCTATGTCGGCAAGAACGGCCGCGTCGCCCACGAGTGCATTCTCGACATCCGCCCGATCAAGGCGGCCACCGGCATCGCCGAAATCGACATTGCCAAGCGCCTGATGGACTACGGTTTCCATGCGCCGACGGTGTCCTTCCCGGTTGCCGGCACGATCATGGTCGAGCCGACGGAATCCGAATCGAAGGCTGAACTGGACCGCTTCATCGCGGCCCTCATCGCCATTCGCGAAGAAATCCGCCAGATCGAGAACGGCATATGGACCGCTGACAACAATCCGCTGAAGAATGCTCCGCATTCGCAGGCCGATGTCATCAGTGGTGACTGGCAGCATCCCTACAGCCGGGAGCAGGCCGTTTTCCCGCTGTCCTGGGTAGCCGCCAACAAGTTCTGGCCGAGCGTCAATCGCATCGACGATGTGTATGGCGACCGCAACCTGAACTGTGCCTGTCCGCCAATGGAAGCCTACGCCGACTGA
- a CDS encoding DUF2946 family protein — translation MAVDLSAIAKWPNVPACYDWLSLDRRGDWRLQGARVTHSGLIQFINRQYGCDKSGCWFLQNGPQRVFVALAYTPWIFRRDGEMFVSHTGEAAGAITAIHLDEEGSVLLETALGIGLLDDRDLPAWLDECRHDNDWPVSEENWLSLMSGCAANISWHGMPIRQLQGADVARRFNFQPTPRP, via the coding sequence ATGGCCGTCGATCTCTCTGCCATCGCCAAATGGCCGAACGTCCCCGCCTGTTACGACTGGTTGTCGCTTGACCGGCGGGGCGACTGGCGATTGCAGGGAGCGCGCGTCACTCACAGCGGCCTGATCCAGTTCATCAACCGGCAATACGGTTGCGACAAATCAGGCTGCTGGTTTCTGCAAAACGGCCCGCAACGCGTCTTCGTTGCACTGGCCTACACCCCCTGGATTTTCCGGCGCGACGGCGAGATGTTTGTCAGCCATACCGGCGAGGCAGCCGGTGCCATCACGGCCATCCATCTCGACGAAGAAGGCAGCGTTCTGCTCGAAACCGCGCTCGGCATCGGCCTTCTCGACGACCGCGATCTCCCGGCCTGGCTCGACGAATGTCGGCACGACAATGATTGGCCGGTCAGCGAAGAAAACTGGCTCAGCCTGATGTCCGGCTGCGCCGCCAACATCAGCTGGCATGGCATGCCGATTCGCCAACTGCAAGGCGCTGACGTCGCCCGCCGTTTCAATTTCCAGCCCACCCCCCGTCCCTGA
- a CDS encoding transglutaminase family protein has translation MIQSHCACREGIIMCFKQSKIIGLNDWNWDGDHIMFNTVLKSGRPTVAKPYKQYPMDVREYVATENNALIRQTLSKDVTAYMRREHMNKALFSQRRKGAFDYRVHVLTNFVSERIQYQTRRGRDPWQYPEETLALRTGDCEDIAFVLASLLLASGVSAYNLRVALGNVLTRHSNGQEISYDHMWVMYKAESGQWHLLEPLRQTPSTAETGSGQPALPLNDALVSMEYRPRFVFNGDHVWIMRNLDQDGDLEQLVRKNWHRINPKFAGAVHQNIVNQALAGIAPAAMVNSLNRHFSFGWTNGLVPIIEDIDNFVTHGYNSLDHFDNGFIAEGWAVVTERLTNFGKNNTDFDSFALAAHGISDFYAHSSYGHFAKIVGNAFETYDPQNPASLGMAPPNYAAGSSFDLSASGVFKPNRTIFKGDRDSIPDLWAGQLISGRYAQPGDSQSILEGPTKIPDSLLKRTDFAQRGSLPHHNTMAVDQATREKTHLLYTAGSQGPTDRMAYANQFAWRVQTATNHIRAAYLQQAAPNNHN, from the coding sequence ATGATCCAAAGCCATTGCGCCTGCCGCGAAGGGATCATCATGTGTTTCAAGCAATCCAAAATCATCGGTTTGAACGACTGGAACTGGGATGGTGATCACATCATGTTCAACACCGTCCTCAAATCCGGCCGGCCGACTGTCGCCAAGCCCTACAAGCAATACCCGATGGATGTACGGGAATACGTGGCGACTGAAAACAATGCGCTGATTCGCCAGACGCTGAGCAAGGACGTCACCGCCTATATGCGCCGCGAGCACATGAACAAAGCCCTGTTCAGCCAGCGGCGCAAGGGGGCCTTCGATTATCGCGTCCACGTCCTGACCAATTTTGTCAGCGAACGCATCCAGTACCAGACCCGGCGCGGACGCGATCCCTGGCAATACCCGGAAGAAACCCTGGCCCTGCGCACCGGCGATTGCGAAGACATCGCTTTTGTCCTTGCCTCCCTGCTCCTCGCCTCGGGCGTCAGCGCCTACAACCTGCGCGTCGCTCTCGGCAATGTCCTGACCCGGCACAGCAATGGTCAAGAGATCAGCTATGACCACATGTGGGTCATGTACAAGGCAGAGTCAGGCCAGTGGCATCTCCTCGAGCCCCTGCGCCAAACGCCGTCGACCGCCGAAACAGGTAGCGGCCAGCCGGCCCTGCCGCTTAATGACGCACTGGTATCGATGGAATACCGGCCGCGCTTTGTCTTCAACGGCGATCACGTATGGATCATGCGCAATCTCGATCAGGATGGCGACCTCGAACAACTGGTCCGCAAGAACTGGCATCGGATCAATCCCAAATTTGCCGGTGCCGTACACCAGAACATCGTCAACCAGGCGCTCGCCGGCATTGCCCCAGCGGCCATGGTCAATTCACTGAACCGCCACTTTTCTTTCGGGTGGACCAATGGCCTAGTCCCGATCATCGAAGACATCGACAATTTCGTCACCCACGGCTACAACTCCCTCGATCACTTCGACAACGGCTTCATTGCCGAAGGCTGGGCAGTGGTCACTGAACGCCTGACCAATTTCGGCAAGAACAATACCGATTTCGACAGCTTTGCCTTGGCCGCCCATGGCATTTCTGATTTCTATGCCCATAGCTCCTACGGCCACTTCGCCAAAATCGTCGGTAATGCCTTTGAGACCTACGACCCGCAGAATCCCGCCAGCCTCGGCATGGCACCGCCAAATTACGCCGCCGGATCGAGCTTCGATCTCTCCGCCTCGGGCGTCTTCAAGCCCAATCGCACGATCTTCAAGGGTGACCGTGACAGCATTCCCGATCTCTGGGCAGGGCAGCTGATTTCCGGCCGTTACGCCCAGCCCGGCGATTCGCAATCGATACTCGAAGGGCCAACGAAGATTCCCGACAGTCTGCTGAAGCGCACCGACTTTGCACAACGTGGTTCGCTACCGCATCACAACACCATGGCAGTTGATCAGGCAACGCGGGAAAAGACACATTTGCTGTACACCGCCGGCAGTCAGGGGCCGACTGACCGCATGGCCTATGCCAACCAGTTTGCCTGGCGGGTACAAACAGCAACCAATCACATCCGGGCGGCCTACCTGCAACAGGCTGCGCCGAACAATCACAACTAG
- a CDS encoding DnaJ C-terminal domain-containing protein has translation MSSLNSDPHEILGISPGATPAELKRVYRRLAMRWHPDRSDHPQATERFKEISAAYEQLLAVDAPDDEDGETEETASAPVEPEESVARAADIRLNLEISLEEAAAGCRKTIHYTRGKDCPTCAGSGEHGMARTRFCGACHGSGRVHDAKRKLVHCDDCGGRGFFTERICPDCGGSGRELADVSLEIRVPHGMLPGDELRLSGQGEPGDDELQAGDLYLTVIIHSHPLYQLRGRDLHFSMPVSALAMIGGGDIDLPSLSGVVSHSLDAGPAKHQQLRLAGRGFPGRGKKPAGDLVVDLTPVFPRQLNARQRKLLLQANAALLDDASEALPEIADWQAAHGGD, from the coding sequence ATGTCGTCACTCAATTCCGATCCCCATGAAATTCTCGGCATTTCGCCCGGCGCGACGCCAGCCGAGCTGAAGCGCGTCTACCGGCGGCTGGCCATGCGCTGGCACCCAGATCGCAGCGACCATCCGCAGGCCACCGAGCGTTTCAAGGAAATCAGCGCTGCCTATGAGCAGCTACTCGCCGTCGATGCGCCGGACGATGAGGATGGCGAGACGGAAGAGACTGCATCCGCCCCGGTCGAGCCGGAGGAAAGTGTCGCCCGGGCGGCCGATATCCGGCTCAACCTTGAAATCAGTCTTGAGGAGGCGGCGGCCGGTTGCCGCAAGACCATCCACTACACGCGCGGCAAGGACTGCCCGACCTGTGCCGGTAGTGGCGAACATGGGATGGCGCGAACGCGTTTCTGTGGTGCCTGCCATGGCAGCGGACGGGTGCATGATGCCAAGCGCAAGTTGGTGCACTGCGACGATTGCGGTGGGCGGGGATTCTTTACCGAACGCATCTGCCCCGATTGCGGCGGTAGTGGTCGGGAGCTGGCCGATGTCAGCCTTGAGATCCGCGTGCCGCACGGCATGTTGCCCGGTGATGAACTTCGCCTGAGCGGCCAGGGCGAGCCGGGGGATGACGAACTGCAGGCGGGTGATCTCTACCTGACGGTGATCATCCATTCCCACCCGCTCTATCAGTTGCGAGGTCGTGATCTTCATTTCAGCATGCCGGTCAGCGCCCTAGCCATGATCGGCGGCGGCGATATCGATCTGCCCTCGCTGTCCGGGGTGGTCAGCCATAGTCTCGATGCCGGCCCGGCCAAGCATCAACAGTTACGTCTTGCCGGCCGTGGCTTTCCCGGACGCGGCAAGAAGCCGGCGGGCGACCTGGTGGTCGATTTGACCCCGGTGTTCCCCCGCCAGCTCAATGCCCGTCAGCGCAAATTGCTGCTGCAGGCCAATGCGGCGCTGCTCGACGATGCGTCCGAGGCGCTACCGGAGATTGCAGACTGGCAGGCGGCGCACGGCGGCGACTGA
- a CDS encoding mannose-1-phosphate guanylyltransferase/mannose-6-phosphate isomerase, which yields MSKILPVVLSGGSGTRLWPLSREKYPKQLLPLVGEQSMLQATLSRLDGLVDMAGPLLVCNEEHRFVVAEQVRTLGLHGSVLLEPFGRNTAPALALAALWAVREGEDPVLVVMPADHDIADAPAFRDAVVRAVALAETGVTVTFGITPDCPEAGYGYIQQGQALADGSGAFALARFVEKPDRQTAEGYLDSGDYLWNSGIFVIKASVWLAALGVCRPDILAACQQALAGGKTDGDFVRVNVEAFKACPSDSIDYAVMERLTSGEAGLPSAAVIPLTAGWSDVGAWDALWKVLPKCGEGNATRGDVMLENCRDTLVVSESRLVACVGLSNVVVVETDDAVLVVHHDATQDVKKIVDRLKADQRSVAQWHRKVYRPWGWYDGVDAGERFQVKRIGVNPGGTLSLQMHHHRAEHWIVVSGTARVTRGEETFLVSENQSTYIPLGVKHRLENPGIVPLEMIEVQSGSYLGEDDIVRFEDTYGRT from the coding sequence ATGAGCAAAATTCTCCCTGTCGTTCTCTCTGGTGGCTCCGGCACACGTTTGTGGCCGCTTTCCCGAGAGAAGTATCCGAAGCAGCTCTTGCCGCTAGTCGGCGAGCAGTCAATGCTGCAGGCGACTTTGTCGCGTCTCGACGGTCTGGTTGATATGGCGGGGCCCTTGCTGGTATGCAACGAGGAGCATCGCTTTGTGGTTGCCGAGCAGGTGCGCACCCTGGGTCTGCATGGTTCCGTATTGCTTGAGCCGTTTGGCCGAAACACGGCCCCGGCACTCGCCCTGGCCGCCCTGTGGGCGGTGCGCGAGGGGGAGGACCCCGTGTTGGTGGTGATGCCGGCCGATCACGATATCGCCGATGCGCCGGCCTTTCGCGATGCGGTGGTGCGGGCCGTGGCACTGGCAGAAACCGGGGTGACGGTGACGTTCGGTATTACGCCGGATTGCCCGGAAGCCGGCTACGGCTATATTCAGCAGGGACAGGCGCTGGCCGATGGTTCGGGTGCCTTTGCCTTGGCCCGCTTTGTTGAAAAACCGGACCGCCAGACGGCTGAAGGTTATCTGGATTCTGGCGATTATCTGTGGAACAGCGGCATTTTCGTGATCAAGGCATCGGTCTGGCTGGCGGCGCTCGGTGTTTGTCGGCCGGATATTCTGGCAGCGTGCCAGCAAGCCTTGGCTGGTGGCAAGACCGATGGCGATTTTGTGCGGGTGAATGTCGAGGCCTTCAAGGCTTGCCCATCGGACTCAATCGACTATGCGGTGATGGAGCGCCTGACCAGTGGCGAGGCAGGCTTGCCCAGCGCAGCGGTGATTCCGCTGACCGCCGGGTGGTCGGATGTGGGTGCCTGGGATGCGCTGTGGAAGGTGCTGCCGAAGTGCGGTGAGGGCAACGCGACGCGTGGCGATGTCATGCTCGAAAATTGCCGCGATACGCTGGTGGTGTCCGAAAGCCGTCTGGTTGCCTGCGTTGGCCTGAGCAATGTGGTGGTGGTCGAGACTGATGATGCAGTGCTGGTCGTCCATCACGATGCCACGCAGGATGTGAAGAAGATTGTTGATCGACTCAAGGCTGACCAGCGCAGCGTGGCGCAATGGCATCGCAAGGTGTATCGGCCGTGGGGCTGGTATGACGGCGTCGATGCTGGCGAGCGCTTTCAGGTCAAACGGATCGGCGTCAATCCGGGCGGCACGCTGTCGCTGCAGATGCACCACCACCGGGCCGAACACTGGATCGTGGTGAGCGGCACGGCGCGGGTGACGAGAGGAGAAGAAACCTTCCTCGTTTCCGAGAACCAGTCCACCTACATCCCCCTGGGCGTCAAACACCGCCTGGAAAATCCCGGTATCGTGCCGCTCGAAATGATCGAGGTGCAGTCCGGCAGCTATCTCGGCGAGGACGATATCGTGCGTTTCGAGGATACCTACGGGCGGACCTGA
- a CDS encoding arginase, producing MKKSHPARLRIIGAASGIGAQDRACEDGPVAFHHSQAWHELEHHPMLDWGKTLFAPDSDGASLTGRVAELCRNLADEVALAIGANEFPVVIGGDHSVAIGTWSGVARAQAGPVGLLWIDAHLDSHTPESSYSGAIHGMPLACLLGRGDKRLLNIGIEGSQLSAAHTVVLGPRSYEPEELAFLQRMQVRIIDSDEINRRGFAPCLDDAIAIVSSAPAGFGVTLDLDAIDPQLAPGVGSPEPDGLVAYDVVEAMRRLGGLPGLKALEIVEYNPDRDRHGTTAGLISDLIGELNPIRYGSR from the coding sequence ATGAAGAAAAGCCATCCGGCCCGCCTTCGCATCATCGGTGCTGCCAGCGGCATCGGCGCCCAGGACCGCGCCTGCGAGGACGGACCGGTTGCCTTTCACCATTCGCAAGCCTGGCATGAACTTGAGCATCACCCCATGCTTGACTGGGGCAAGACCCTGTTTGCCCCGGATAGCGACGGTGCCTCGCTCACCGGACGGGTGGCCGAACTGTGCCGCAATCTCGCTGATGAAGTGGCTCTGGCCATCGGTGCCAACGAGTTTCCGGTGGTCATCGGCGGCGATCATTCGGTGGCCATCGGTACCTGGAGCGGCGTTGCGCGAGCCCAGGCGGGGCCGGTCGGCCTCCTCTGGATCGATGCCCATCTTGACAGTCATACGCCGGAGTCGAGTTACTCCGGGGCCATCCACGGCATGCCGCTGGCCTGCCTGCTCGGGCGGGGCGACAAGCGCCTGCTCAATATCGGCATCGAAGGTTCTCAGCTGAGCGCCGCTCATACCGTCGTGCTCGGGCCGCGCAGCTATGAGCCGGAAGAGCTGGCGTTCCTGCAGCGCATGCAGGTGCGCATCATCGATAGTGATGAAATAAATCGCCGTGGCTTTGCCCCCTGCCTCGACGACGCCATTGCCATCGTCAGCAGCGCCCCGGCCGGCTTTGGCGTGACCCTCGACCTCGATGCCATCGACCCGCAACTGGCCCCCGGCGTCGGCAGCCCGGAACCGGACGGGCTGGTTGCATACGATGTCGTGGAGGCGATGCGCCGGTTGGGCGGCCTGCCTGGACTGAAAGCACTGGAAATCGTCGAATACAACCCGGATCGCGACCGCCACGGAACGACCGCCGGGCTGATATCCGACCTGATCGGCGAATTGAACCCGATCCGCTATGGCAGCAGGTAA
- a CDS encoding YceH family protein has product MTNPLPPLSLLETRVLGTLVEKQRTVPDTYPLSVNALLAGCNQKTSRNPVIEASESDVVQAIDVLKGLWLINEISGSRVSRFEHRLEKILGIPSQASALLTVLMLRGPQTAGELRLNCERLHKFADISSVEAFLEELASREAGALVVELPRLPGSRENRWAHLLSGQPDIDMATPARTNQPASQEIDDLKARVSILETELADLRARLSAIGA; this is encoded by the coding sequence ATGACCAACCCCTTACCGCCGCTCTCCCTGCTTGAAACCCGCGTCCTCGGTACGCTCGTCGAAAAGCAGCGGACTGTACCCGACACCTATCCGCTCTCGGTCAATGCCCTGCTCGCCGGTTGCAACCAGAAGACGAGTCGAAACCCGGTCATCGAGGCCAGCGAGAGCGATGTTGTCCAGGCCATTGATGTCCTCAAGGGACTCTGGCTGATCAATGAAATTAGCGGCAGCCGGGTCAGCCGCTTCGAGCATCGGCTTGAGAAAATTCTCGGCATCCCGTCTCAAGCCTCGGCCTTGCTCACCGTGCTCATGCTGCGCGGCCCGCAGACGGCTGGCGAGTTGCGCCTCAACTGCGAACGGCTGCATAAATTTGCTGACATTTCATCGGTTGAAGCCTTTCTCGAAGAACTGGCCAGCCGCGAGGCCGGCGCCCTCGTGGTCGAATTACCGCGCCTGCCGGGCTCGCGCGAGAACCGCTGGGCGCATCTGCTGAGCGGCCAGCCGGACATTGACATGGCCACCCCGGCCAGGACGAATCAACCAGCCAGCCAGGAAATCGATGACCTCAAGGCTCGGGTCAGTATTCTCGAAACCGAACTGGCTGACCTGCGCGCCCGGCTGTCGGCCATCGGCGCATGA